The window tcaaacaggaggaggaagctacGTTAGAGCTCTTCCCAGCAAATGTTCAGTAATTACAGAATAAGGTCACGAACCCGTTGGGCACAATTAGGCCTCATTAGTAACGGGCAGGTCGGCCGTGACATCATCCACATATAGAGTTCAGATCCCTACATCTGCATTGGATTAATCATGCGCCAGGACACCTCATGTAGACGAGATGTGGAGCCGTTAAAAGACTTCATGCAGTAATGAGAGCAGCCTGTGTGACCACCTTTATGCATATTCATTATAAGGTTTCAGAAATCAACCCCATAATGCAGCGATGACACGTGCATGTAAAATGGCTGTGTGCCACTGTGTGGCCCCGTAGAGCCCTGGCACAGAGACGCCCCTGCTCCCAGGAGCCCTCTCCACATTTGCCTCATGGAAATCCTCCTACAGACCAGACTTTGGATCCTGGATCACGTTTCCACATCCAGAATAGAAAGTGAGAGGCGTTCTTCTGCACCCGCTTGTTTGATGGGATGGAATCAGGTGCCTCTAATGTAAAGGACGGAGCCGTGGAAATGACTCTCGCGTGTCGAGTGTTGATGGAAGACGGCCGTGAGAGGAGCCTTTTGTGGGAGGCATGAAAGCGAAGAAAAGACTCACCTGAGAATGGATTTGTCTGACCTTGTTGGGAGTTTGAAGACAGCGGTGTTCCTTTTCAaatatgagggggggggggcgaataAAAAGCATCTGAATATCCATATGGGCTGATAACATTAACAGTAGTTCTGCAGCACCAGATTTGGAGAAGCCGTGATCCCCCCCATCGCCCCAGGGATGTAAGCACTTTGTCGCTGCGTCATTACCATTAGTGTGATAACATGGGCTGCCAAGagttgtgggtggggggggcttccTGGGAGTCAGTAATCCATGTTGACACATGGAGGCGCAGAAGATGTCAAGCCTGTCTGTCAGGCTGCCAGAACCCTTGAAACTGGTGTGTGGAGACGTGACAGAGGGGCCGAGGAGGCTGGTTCTTCACCACTAATCTGTCATTAGAGTCGCTTTAAATCGGCGACTCTTGGCCGCCAAACGTCGATATTCGTAAGATGAAGCTGCGGAACATTAATTCCTGTTGCGATGAAGCGCCTGATTGACGCGGCCTCTAATTTGCTGAACTGTAGCCACTTTAGTCATTGACCTGTTTGTCTGAAGAGTTGAATAAACAGCAACATGAGCTCTGTGTCGCTCTGATTGGTGGAGGAGCCGCCGTGAGTCAGGCTGAAAAGATCCTTTCAGCCGGCAGCCTTGGGCTCATGGAGAAGGTGAGATGTTGAGAGGAGACTGAATgtgcctcttctcctcctgattGGCTTTGTTATTGTCACCAGCAACAATGGAGGTTGATGGTCTCGAAACAGGGCCTCCGTCAGAGGAAGGACAGACGTGCGCGGCGCCATTTGACGTTCACCTTGGTCTTTTTGTAGCAGCGAGGTTGCTGCGAATGAGTCacgatgtgtttttttttgagTGGCGGGCTGCCTTTATAAGCGCCCGCCAACCCTGAACATGTGAGTTTGGCGGCCGTCTGTCTCAGTGGACGGTGGGGGCATACGTGCAGCAAGGTCCCACAGCTTCAGCATCCGGACTCTGGGGGCCACGGGAGCACGACGACAGCTCTTCATCATGAGGTCCTTCTTCCCGCTCCTCTTCtcactgctgctggtgtcccGCAGCTCGTCGGCGGTCATCACGGGGGTAAGTGGGGGCTTCTTCAGAATATTGTCACTTTTACTCACTATAATCCTTTTTACTCACTGTAAAAATTGTAAAAGTGTTAATTCAAACATTCAAAAAAAACTTACCAGGGGCAAATTTCCATGTTTTTTCCTATTTGAGCAGCAAATTCAATGAAAAAAGCAAGATTATATAGCAACATTATAtaatatagatatatatctcAAGCATCAATTAACCCTTGGAGATTATTTCAAGCTCCAGTGGTCAACCAGCGCCACCAGTCCGTCGTACTGGTCTGCTGGCCAACAGCTGCGATGTGACTTTCCTTTGAATGTGCAAATGAAAGAAcaagcatttttaaatgtgtgtgcacgtgcccAGGCCTGCGAGAAGGACTCTCAGTGTGGAGGGGGGATGTGTTGCGCGGTGAGCTTGTGGATCCGGAGCCTGAGAATGTGCACGCCGATGGGACGGGAAGGAGACGACTGCCACCCGATGAGCCACACGGTGAGGGTCGATGCTTGTGCTCCTGCTAATGAAGCTTTCCATCACTTCAACGTCTCCTTCCCAACTTCAGGCTCCTTTCTTTGGGAAGCGGCTGCACCACACTTGTCCCTGCCTGCCAAACCTGTCCTGCATCCCGATGGACGAGGGGAGGTCCAAATGTCTGTCCACCTACAAGTACCCAGACTACTACCTCTGAGGACACTGACTCTTGCtcattgacctttttttttctatttcttttgAATAAAGGCCTGTTTAATAAAGCATTTTACTTGAGTGGTCAGTTTTGTTatcaggcacagaaacacagcagctcttgattctttttttttattttttattttttacagatttGCTCTTTTGGATTGTTTTTAAGTGCACGTTTGTCAAATAAGGTTGCTCAAGCTGTTGTTTGCATGTAGATGCTCAGCATTTAAAGTTTATTCTCTCTGGGTGTTTAGCAGAAAGGGTAGCACCAGCTGCACACTCTGTTGAAGTCTTTTGTGGCGTTgttctgtttccatggtaaccggGAATGCCAAACAAacctgcacagcagcaccaaggtCCATGATGCACCATGGTCAAAGATGTCGCTGACTCATGATATACGGCTTAGAACCAAATTACCGACTCATCACAGAAGCCTTTGTGACCTGCGTCTGCGAGGCACGAGAACACGTGCACGGACCGCCGTGCTGAGCTGGGGCTCACCGGCAGCTCCACACCCAGAGCTCCGGTGCTGGAGCACGGCCAGCTGGCAGCAGTCCGGCCGTGTTATGATGCTGATGGTTCTGGATGTTCTGAGGACAGACAGCCTGGCGGAGTGGGACCGGAGCACAGGAGCAACACTAAAGCACGTGAACACGCCCAAAAAAGGGACCTTAACCAGCACAAAGCCTGGCTCAAACAGAAAGTACGGCAAAAtgtatcattttatttatttactaagAAATACAAACAATGCAAACGTCCTTTACAAAGCACCAAATCTTCAGCGTTTTCATCTCCTGATGTTCTCGactattaaaaatgaaactacAAATGCAAATCAAGCCGTTTCTCAACACCACTGACCTGTAAGAAGCACTGACAGACAATCGCTGAACCCCTTTTTCAACACAAAGAAGGGAAATATACAGTGATTTTTAAAAGCCGCCGAGGGGGAAAAGAGCTTCGGAGTATTTACAAATCATCGCCGTCTTTAAAAATATACTGAGATTTGTGTTTCATTTCTGGTATCCAAACTATTAAAAACCAGAGTGTGGGGAGAAAGGAGAGATTTGGGTTAGAAGGAGCTCCTCCTGTAAAAATATACAAATAGTCAAAGTGACATTCAAAGAGAACATTGGAGTCGATCAAACTATAGCATGATAAAAGGGCAGCAAACTGATTTCAAACTGTGACAAAGTCTCCTTTAACCTGCCAACAGGCTTCACAACGAGTTCAAAATGGAATTTACAACAAAGGCAAAACGGAAGTCGGTGTGGAGAAACATCGGGGTACATTCAGATGACACAGTAGGGCTCCATGGGCGTCTGGGTCCCCAGGCAGCAGGGGAAGCAGGCTCGGAGCCGCAGCCGGAGCTCCTTGTTGAACAGAAAACTGATGATGGGGTTGGCACCGGCCTGGGCGAAGCTCATCCACACCGCGGCCGTCAGGTAGAGCTGCGCCACCGAGGCTCCGCGCACGAATATCCTCAGGAAGCAGGCGCTTAAGTACGGGGCCCACATGATGAGGAAGGTCAGGGTGATCATGTAGTACATCTTGCCGATACGCTTCTCCATCTTGAACTcgtccagcaccagcagccttcTGTTGCTGAGGTGCGCCGCTTGTCTGATGCCCACCAGCGTGGGCGGGGTGGGTCCGCGGCCGAAGCCGGCGATCCAGTTGGCGGCCGCCTGCCCGGTGGCTCCGGGGCCGTGAAAGGTCCAGTTCTGGCTGATGGCCGGGACCAGCTGAGCCGGCTTCATCTTGCGGTGGTCGTAAACGAAGCAGAACATCTTTATGTAGACCACATGCGTCATGAAGACGATGACGGCGAGCATCAGCATGAAGCCCATCGTGTCGTTCGCCTTCACGTAGCGGTGCTCGAAGATGCACTGCTCCTCCTCACGGATGAACTTGTAGGTGCCCACGTCAAACACCGGGGGGAAAGCCATGGCCACGGAGAGGGTCCACACCATGCAGATGACCGCCGCGCACGTACACAGGTTCATCCGCTTGTAGTAAAACCTGTGGTGGGCGATCGCCATGTACCGGGTGACGCTGACGCAGAAGAGCAGAAAGGCGACGTGGAAGCAGAAGAGCACCGACATGAAGGCGACCAGCTTGCAGCTGAGCGCGCCGTATGGCCAGGAGGAGCCGCCGCCTATCGATGCCATCACGAAGGGGAAACACACAGCCGCGCGCAACACGTCCGCCAGGCACAGGTCCAGCAGGAAATAGTACGGAGCTTTGTGCAGCGAGctgtccttcagcagcagcagcgacagcgcCGCGTTGCCCAGCAGGCTGATGCCCAGGATCAGACCCAGGGAGGCCAGCTTGAGCGCACAGGCCGTGGACGCGTAGTTGTGGAAGGACGGGCTGCTCCCACCGAACTCGCTTGCGTTCGCCATCTGCGCGGCCGAGTCCGTGCGTGGCCCCGCATCAATTCGCGGAGGAGCGGGAGGATCCTGCCAGCCTGGACGCAAAGCCGCCGCTCATCCTCCCCGACGCGCTGCGATCCTCTCAGAAACCCAAAGGAATCATCTTgcatttcttctttctcttcttgtcCTTCATCTCAAACGCGGCCAGGGTTAGAAACGCCGTTCCGAGACCTCTGATGATGAGAAGCAGCTCGATTTGCTCTCAGGAGACATCGGCTCCGCGGGAACATCGGCTCAGGAAACACAGTTTGCGCCGGTGGCGGAAGTCTCCCGTCttgaggaataaaaaaaaaaaaaaaaaacagactgcGCATCTGCGGCCTCATCAGCCACAATTAAAACTCCCCCCTATCAGAGCGCGCGCAGGGGGGCTCAGGAGAGCCCAGGAGCTTGGAGGAAAAGCTGGGCGCAGATCGGAGGCTCGCAGAGGTGGGAGAACCGGAGGTGGGAGAACCAGAGGTGGGAGAACCAGAGGTGGGAGAACCAGAGCGGCTCACGTCCGCTGGAGTCTGGTCTGGTTCTGGACTCATGGAGTCgtgtttggagaggagagggaacgtTGACAACGTCGAGAAATCAAACCGACGAGTAACAATCCCCAGTAACACTAAAAACgctccaaaaataaaataagacataagAAAAAGACCCAAGAAATAAATGGAATGTTGTCtaattttttgggggggtggagTTGGAGAGGGGATGCTATTCAGGGCAAACTGAGGGTTCAGATGAGGTAAATAGTTGCATAAGAAAGCAGCGTGTACGCGTGCGTGTTTGCGTGTACGCGCAGTGACTTGAGCACTCCAAAGATGGAGGCTGGAGAAAAATAATGGCTTTGCAGAGCAAATGGTGATGCCGAGGGAGGAAGCTCCCCAAATATTGACATTGCACCGAATCTCTCCAGATTTCGTGTACTTTAAGCTACTGTTTCCGTCACGTGACCGACCCCCCGACGCTGCGACGGTtcaccagcgccccct is drawn from Takifugu rubripes chromosome 19, fTakRub1.2, whole genome shotgun sequence and contains these coding sequences:
- the prok2 gene encoding prokineticin-2: MRSFFPLLFSLLLVSRSSSAVITGACEKDSQCGGGMCCAVSLWIRSLRMCTPMGREGDDCHPMSHTAPFFGKRLHHTCPCLPNLSCIPMDEGRSKCLSTYKYPDYYL
- the gpr27 gene encoding probable G-protein coupled receptor 27 codes for the protein MANASEFGGSSPSFHNYASTACALKLASLGLILGISLLGNAALSLLLLKDSSLHKAPYYFLLDLCLADVLRAAVCFPFVMASIGGGSSWPYGALSCKLVAFMSVLFCFHVAFLLFCVSVTRYMAIAHHRFYYKRMNLCTCAAVICMVWTLSVAMAFPPVFDVGTYKFIREEEQCIFEHRYVKANDTMGFMLMLAVIVFMTHVVYIKMFCFVYDHRKMKPAQLVPAISQNWTFHGPGATGQAAANWIAGFGRGPTPPTLVGIRQAAHLSNRRLLVLDEFKMEKRIGKMYYMITLTFLIMWAPYLSACFLRIFVRGASVAQLYLTAAVWMSFAQAGANPIISFLFNKELRLRLRACFPCCLGTQTPMEPYCVI